The Skermanella pratensis genome has a window encoding:
- the iolE gene encoding myo-inosose-2 dehydratase — protein sequence MTVKLGTNPIAWSNDDLPELGGDTPLETCLRETREAGFTGTEMGNKFPRQPEALKSKLAEYGLEFVSGWYGAELRKRTVEDEIAAMQPHLDLLAACGCKVMVFAETSDTVQGRRDVPVSERPVMTEAEWPVFLDRITKLSEYMAGKGVQLAFHHHMGTVIEKAREVDRLLSGTPDTVGLLFDTGHFTFAGDDPAEVARKWAKRINHVHAKDVRPDVLKQARDGRWSFLDSVINGVYTVPGDGMVDFEAALRPVAEAGYGGWIICEAEQDPAKAHPLTYARKGHAHLRAIAEKLGLAVQ from the coding sequence ATGACGGTCAAGCTGGGAACCAACCCGATCGCCTGGAGCAACGACGACCTGCCCGAACTGGGCGGCGACACTCCCCTGGAAACCTGCCTGCGGGAAACCCGCGAGGCCGGCTTCACCGGGACCGAGATGGGCAACAAGTTTCCCAGGCAGCCCGAGGCGCTGAAGTCCAAGCTGGCGGAGTACGGGCTCGAGTTCGTCTCCGGCTGGTACGGGGCCGAACTGCGCAAGCGAACCGTGGAGGATGAGATCGCGGCCATGCAGCCCCATCTCGACCTGCTGGCGGCCTGCGGCTGCAAGGTCATGGTCTTCGCCGAGACATCGGACACGGTCCAGGGCCGGCGCGACGTACCGGTTTCCGAGCGGCCGGTGATGACCGAGGCGGAATGGCCGGTATTCCTCGACCGGATAACCAAGCTGTCCGAGTACATGGCCGGCAAGGGCGTCCAGCTCGCCTTCCACCACCATATGGGCACTGTGATCGAGAAGGCCCGCGAAGTGGACCGGCTGCTTTCCGGCACGCCCGACACCGTGGGGCTGCTGTTCGACACCGGCCATTTCACCTTCGCCGGCGACGATCCGGCCGAGGTCGCGCGGAAATGGGCGAAGCGCATCAACCATGTCCACGCCAAGGATGTCCGGCCGGACGTGCTGAAGCAGGCCAGGGACGGACGCTGGAGCTTCCTCGACTCAGTGATCAACGGCGTCTATACGGTTCCCGGCGATGGCATGGTCGATTTCGAGGCGGCACTCCGCCCCGTCGCCGAGGCGGGCTACGGCGGCTGGATCATCTGCGAAGCGGAGCAGGACCCCGCTAAGGCCCATCCCCTGACCTATGCCCGCAAAGGCCATGCCCATCTGCGGGCGATCGCGGAGAAGCTCGGTCTCGCCGTTCAATGA
- a CDS encoding SMP-30/gluconolactonase/LRE family protein → MEVECVLDAKALLGECPVWSVEEQALYWVDILAPALHRLDPATGATRTWAMPHSIGSFGLRESGGAIVALRNGFHLFNFGTGDLTPVANPEPDMAGNRLNDGKAAPDGSFWAGTMDEETMSRRTGSLYRVAPDGTVRRMLDGLIVSNGLAWSADGRTLFHSDSKGKLICAYDHEPGTGDLTNRRVIAEPSEEVGRPDGAATDMEGFYWSAGISAGVLNRWSPDGGLDRQIPMPCAAPTMPCFGGPDMRTIYVTSLRHNVSDERLAAFPLSGGIFALEVDVPGVPVAKFKG, encoded by the coding sequence GTGGAAGTCGAATGCGTTCTGGATGCCAAGGCCTTGCTTGGAGAATGCCCCGTCTGGTCGGTGGAGGAGCAGGCCCTGTACTGGGTCGACATTCTCGCCCCCGCCCTGCACCGGCTCGATCCCGCGACGGGCGCCACGCGGACATGGGCGATGCCGCACTCGATCGGCTCCTTCGGGCTGCGGGAAAGCGGCGGCGCCATCGTGGCGCTGCGCAACGGCTTCCACCTGTTCAATTTCGGGACGGGCGACCTGACGCCGGTCGCCAACCCAGAACCGGACATGGCCGGAAACCGGCTGAACGACGGCAAGGCGGCACCGGACGGCAGCTTCTGGGCCGGCACCATGGACGAGGAAACCATGAGCCGGCGGACCGGTTCGCTCTACCGGGTGGCGCCGGACGGCACGGTCCGCCGCATGCTGGACGGGCTGATCGTCTCCAACGGCCTGGCCTGGAGCGCCGACGGCCGGACCCTGTTCCATTCCGACAGCAAGGGGAAGCTGATCTGCGCCTACGACCATGAGCCCGGCACGGGCGACCTCACCAACCGCCGCGTGATCGCCGAGCCGTCGGAGGAGGTCGGTCGCCCGGACGGAGCCGCCACGGACATGGAGGGGTTCTACTGGAGCGCCGGCATTTCCGCCGGGGTGCTGAACCGCTGGTCGCCCGACGGCGGGCTGGACCGGCAGATCCCGATGCCGTGCGCGGCCCCGACCATGCCGTGCTTCGGCGGGCCGGACATGCGGACGATCTATGTGACGTCGCTGCGCCACAACGTGTCCGACGAGCGGCTGGCGGCGTTCCCCCTGTCGGGCGGGATCTTCGCGCTTGAAGTCGATGTTCCCGGCGTGCCGGTGGCGAAGTTCAAAGGATAA
- a CDS encoding Gfo/Idh/MocA family protein has translation MTLNVCMVGYGMMGVWHTEALKRTDAVLHTIVGRNPEGAREFAERHGYRGWSVSLDEALADPEIDAVILGTPSDLHEEQAIKCLEAGKHTLIEIPIAMSLAGSKRLVEAGERSGKVYGLSHPMRFRREREDLLARTRAGEEKIRHIAGRFFIKRLVNIGATGYQRSWTDNILWHHFCHFVDLGMYLFDGAPIRRVQSYLGELHPTTGIPMECIVMVETEADQSLLVHGSYHAAYRFYDKLIVTDRDTYFYDILAGTLKTSEGTAEIESEQDNCTRVTLDFLEAIRGNRPPRASGPSVLPAMQVLQTVQDEWDSRHGARAIPGRPLPRG, from the coding sequence ATGACGTTGAATGTCTGCATGGTCGGCTATGGCATGATGGGCGTCTGGCACACCGAGGCCCTGAAACGGACAGACGCCGTGCTGCACACAATCGTCGGCCGGAATCCGGAGGGGGCCAGGGAGTTCGCCGAACGCCACGGCTACCGCGGATGGTCGGTCTCGCTCGACGAGGCGCTGGCGGATCCGGAGATCGACGCCGTGATCCTGGGCACGCCGAGCGACCTGCACGAGGAGCAGGCGATCAAATGCCTGGAGGCCGGCAAGCACACGCTGATCGAGATCCCCATCGCCATGAGCTTGGCCGGTTCGAAGCGGTTGGTCGAGGCGGGTGAGAGGAGCGGCAAGGTATACGGGCTGTCGCACCCCATGCGCTTCCGCCGCGAGCGGGAAGACCTGCTGGCCCGCACCCGTGCCGGGGAGGAGAAGATCCGCCACATCGCCGGGCGCTTCTTCATCAAGCGGCTGGTCAATATCGGCGCCACGGGATACCAGCGGAGCTGGACCGACAACATCCTGTGGCACCATTTCTGCCATTTCGTCGATCTCGGCATGTACCTGTTCGACGGCGCGCCGATCCGGCGGGTCCAAAGCTATCTGGGCGAGTTGCACCCGACGACGGGCATCCCCATGGAATGCATCGTGATGGTGGAGACAGAGGCCGACCAGTCGCTGCTGGTCCACGGGTCGTACCATGCGGCCTATCGTTTCTACGACAAGTTGATCGTTACGGACCGGGACACCTATTTCTACGACATACTGGCCGGGACGCTCAAGACGTCGGAAGGCACGGCGGAGATCGAGAGCGAGCAGGACAACTGCACCCGCGTCACCCTGGATTTCCTGGAGGCCATCCGCGGAAACCGCCCGCCCCGGGCGTCCGGCCCGTCGGTGCTGCCGGCGATGCAGGTGCTCCAGACGGTCCAGGACGAATGGGACTCCCGCCACGGCGCCCGGGCCATTCCGGGCCGGCCGCTGCCGCGGGGTTGA
- a CDS encoding multicopper oxidase domain-containing protein, translated as MSTTIPRPPTDPAEYDAFGCDPNSDVIETPDKVSPNIRLTRKVHGSFDVTMPDGRDVRFWGFVDPNTSGGDRTWPSPLIRVRQGQIVHATLDAAKNTHTIHWHGIEPSTVNDGVGHTSFEVSNQYTYQWQAKTPGTYFYHCHKNTVLHFEMGMYGPLVIDPPSGPGLLFERHPADEDQATDLRYQVEAIWSFDDVDPRWHELNHSAGLCGEDAGLNRFEPKYFLISGVPHPRTERDPRVIVRARKGQNILLRSINATYSNLDIRIGLNSTIVEMDGRPLRTNPQLGTFSKPIPVPAKAVTNLTPAQRTTFMIHNVQPGRYEVTATYKDWITNRPHAAGGLARTWIEVT; from the coding sequence ATGAGCACGACCATTCCCCGTCCGCCGACCGATCCCGCGGAGTACGACGCGTTCGGCTGCGATCCCAATTCGGACGTGATCGAGACCCCGGACAAGGTAAGCCCCAACATCCGCCTGACCCGCAAGGTCCACGGGTCCTTCGACGTCACCATGCCGGACGGCCGCGACGTCCGCTTCTGGGGCTTCGTCGATCCCAATACCTCCGGCGGCGACCGAACCTGGCCCTCGCCGCTGATCCGGGTGCGCCAGGGCCAGATCGTCCATGCCACCCTGGATGCGGCCAAGAACACCCATACCATACACTGGCACGGCATCGAGCCGAGTACCGTCAACGACGGCGTGGGACACACCTCCTTCGAGGTCAGCAACCAGTACACATACCAGTGGCAGGCCAAGACGCCGGGCACCTACTTCTATCACTGCCACAAGAACACGGTGCTCCATTTCGAGATGGGCATGTACGGTCCGCTGGTCATCGATCCTCCCAGCGGACCGGGACTGCTGTTCGAACGCCATCCCGCCGACGAGGACCAGGCGACCGACCTCCGCTACCAGGTGGAGGCGATCTGGTCCTTCGACGATGTCGACCCGCGTTGGCACGAACTGAATCATTCCGCCGGCCTGTGCGGCGAGGACGCCGGGCTGAACCGCTTCGAGCCGAAATACTTCCTGATCAGCGGCGTCCCCCACCCCAGGACGGAACGGGATCCCCGCGTCATCGTCCGGGCCAGGAAAGGGCAGAACATCCTGTTGAGGTCGATCAATGCGACCTACAGCAACCTGGACATCCGCATCGGCCTGAACAGCACGATCGTCGAGATGGACGGAAGGCCCCTGCGGACGAACCCCCAGCTCGGCACCTTTTCGAAGCCGATTCCCGTGCCGGCGAAAGCGGTGACGAACCTCACCCCGGCACAGCGGACGACGTTCATGATCCACAACGTCCAGCCCGGCCGGTACGAGGTGACGGCCACCTACAAGGACTGGATCACCAACCGGCCCCACGCGGCCGGGGGACTCGCCAGAACCTGGATCGAAGTGACCTGA
- a CDS encoding multicopper oxidase domain-containing protein gives MRRRQFLQYGGGLAGVAGLSFLSGPLLAQAAPPPIEVSLRIQEADVEMVDGSAVFMWAFSLGTGKPSVPGPVIRLKQGQTVTLTVQNLASTPHSLQIPGMPGVSLGPIAPNGIGSVTFTVGLPGTYFYLDPDRAPLNRLLGLHGAIVVEPAAQPPGSPATPYAAGQATPGVRALFSALGNHARFPGSPWQPGRDRIWVFNQIDPRINKLAEAGDLAGALDLTASFLPRYFTINGLSGVDAAHDEATVPRGRVGQPLLLRALNAGLATHSPHIHGNHVFTTAEIVESSHAVRVLDNIIEEDTWSMPPLMRRDLLLPFAKPPEIPDAAWPPRQEKFPLIYPMHCHNEISQTSAGGSYPLGLVTDWIIEGPL, from the coding sequence ATGCGACGACGGCAGTTTCTCCAGTACGGAGGCGGCCTGGCAGGCGTCGCCGGGCTGTCATTCCTGTCGGGTCCGCTGCTGGCCCAGGCGGCCCCGCCGCCGATCGAAGTTTCTCTTCGGATACAAGAGGCCGACGTGGAAATGGTCGACGGGTCGGCCGTCTTCATGTGGGCATTTTCCCTCGGCACCGGCAAGCCGAGCGTTCCGGGGCCGGTCATCCGCCTGAAGCAGGGACAGACGGTCACCCTGACCGTGCAGAACCTCGCGAGCACTCCGCATTCCCTGCAAATACCCGGCATGCCGGGTGTCAGCCTCGGGCCGATCGCTCCCAACGGTATCGGCAGCGTGACGTTCACGGTCGGTCTGCCGGGCACCTACTTCTATCTCGATCCGGACCGCGCACCGCTGAACAGGCTCCTCGGGCTTCACGGTGCGATCGTCGTCGAACCCGCCGCCCAACCGCCCGGCAGTCCGGCCACCCCCTATGCCGCGGGCCAGGCGACGCCCGGAGTCCGCGCGCTGTTCTCGGCGCTGGGCAATCACGCCCGCTTCCCCGGAAGCCCATGGCAGCCGGGCCGGGACCGGATCTGGGTGTTCAACCAGATCGACCCGCGAATCAACAAGCTGGCCGAGGCGGGCGATCTCGCGGGAGCGCTCGACCTGACCGCATCGTTCCTGCCCCGTTATTTCACCATCAACGGCCTGAGCGGAGTCGATGCGGCCCATGACGAGGCCACGGTCCCGCGCGGGCGGGTCGGCCAACCCCTGCTGCTGCGGGCGCTCAATGCCGGGCTGGCGACCCATTCTCCCCATATCCACGGAAACCACGTCTTCACCACCGCGGAGATCGTCGAGAGCTCCCATGCGGTCCGGGTGCTCGACAACATCATCGAGGAGGACACTTGGTCGATGCCTCCCCTGATGCGCCGGGACCTGCTGCTGCCCTTCGCCAAGCCGCCCGAGATCCCCGACGCCGCGTGGCCGCCGCGCCAGGAGAAGTTCCCGCTGATCTACCCCATGCACTGCCACAACGAGATTTCCCAGACCTCCGCCGGAGGTTCCTATCCGCTGGGGCTCGTGACGGACTGGATCATCGAGGGTCCGCTTTAG
- a CDS encoding 3-hydroxybutyrate oligomer hydrolase family protein: MGRVAATVASTLCLLIGMAPSAFARDDDGDDDRKHGRDGIERQVIGKILQADYDGYSDDLLTAGLGAAGLAGQAPQPVNAASPTAEELRRIAIYNNYRALVDVSTGGGYGTLYGPVVGVDDKAKDRDGKIPGTEYLALLDGDGRGNSRVTVAVQVPDSFRPDKPCMVTATSSGSRGVYGAIGTAGEWGLKKGCAVVYNDKGTGTGFFDLENGKGYTIRGEHVEASRSGKPLNFEPRIPRRELDRYLEDNPDRWAIKHAHSRENPEADWGTDTLRSVQLGFHLLNRHFAGEKDFRRITPENTIVIASSVSNGGAAALRAAEEDRRGWIDGIAVSEPNVNPKRDRSFRIQQGSGPALVEHGRPLYDYMSFYTLYEGCAAALPGNTRALQVCTDLKARGLLNEGTPAEAQKLIQDYGIVPEQNALAAFYWSANVYQSVTVAYANAYSRASVTDNLCGFSYAHADATDRPAPLPRANAELAFAQSNGIPPNIGIQLIRNGVSTTTVGGAPAPMADVDGAACLRALWTAGDRDHSRRGGGDKGRGGRDPARRLAEGVEEVLATANLRGKPAVIIHGRADALIAVNHSSRSYYGSALRQRQEIRYYEVTNAHHLDAFNVIPAFAAAYVPLHVYFNEGLDYLYDHLTKGDALPPSQVVHTVPRGVEASVVPAITRDNVPPIAKKPRKEDRITFRGSVLRIPD, from the coding sequence ATGGGAAGAGTCGCAGCCACAGTCGCGTCAACGCTCTGCCTGCTCATCGGCATGGCACCGTCGGCGTTCGCCAGGGACGACGACGGAGACGACGATCGGAAGCACGGGCGGGACGGGATCGAGAGGCAGGTGATCGGCAAGATCCTGCAGGCCGATTACGACGGATACAGCGACGACCTGCTGACGGCGGGCCTGGGAGCGGCGGGACTGGCGGGACAGGCACCCCAGCCGGTGAACGCCGCCTCGCCGACCGCCGAGGAATTGCGCCGGATCGCGATCTACAACAATTACCGGGCGCTGGTGGACGTGTCGACCGGAGGCGGCTATGGCACGCTCTACGGCCCGGTCGTGGGAGTGGACGACAAGGCGAAGGATCGGGACGGAAAGATACCCGGGACGGAGTACTTGGCGCTGCTGGACGGCGACGGTCGCGGAAACTCGCGGGTGACGGTGGCCGTGCAGGTCCCCGACAGTTTCCGTCCCGACAAGCCCTGCATGGTAACGGCGACCTCGTCCGGCTCGCGCGGCGTCTACGGGGCGATCGGCACCGCGGGCGAGTGGGGGCTGAAGAAAGGCTGCGCGGTCGTCTACAACGACAAGGGGACCGGCACCGGCTTCTTCGACCTGGAGAACGGCAAGGGCTACACGATCCGGGGAGAGCATGTCGAGGCGTCCCGGTCGGGCAAGCCGCTGAACTTCGAGCCACGGATTCCGCGGCGCGAGCTGGACCGGTACCTGGAGGACAACCCGGACCGCTGGGCGATCAAGCACGCCCACTCGCGGGAGAACCCCGAGGCGGATTGGGGGACCGATACCCTGCGCTCCGTCCAGCTCGGCTTCCATCTGCTGAACCGGCATTTCGCCGGCGAGAAGGACTTCCGGAGGATAACGCCGGAGAACACCATCGTCATCGCGTCGAGCGTGTCCAACGGCGGGGCCGCGGCACTGCGGGCGGCCGAGGAGGACAGGCGGGGCTGGATCGACGGCATCGCCGTTTCGGAGCCGAACGTCAATCCGAAGCGCGACCGCTCCTTCCGGATCCAGCAGGGCAGCGGCCCGGCTTTGGTGGAACACGGACGGCCGCTTTACGACTACATGTCGTTCTACACCCTCTATGAGGGCTGTGCGGCGGCGTTGCCGGGCAATACCCGGGCCCTGCAGGTCTGCACCGACCTGAAGGCGCGCGGGCTGCTGAACGAGGGAACGCCGGCCGAGGCCCAGAAATTGATCCAGGATTATGGCATCGTGCCGGAGCAGAATGCGCTCGCGGCGTTCTACTGGTCGGCCAATGTCTACCAGTCCGTGACAGTCGCCTATGCGAACGCCTATTCCAGGGCCAGCGTGACCGACAATCTGTGCGGCTTCTCCTACGCCCATGCCGATGCGACGGACCGGCCGGCTCCCCTGCCCCGCGCCAATGCCGAGCTTGCCTTCGCCCAATCGAACGGCATTCCCCCGAATATCGGCATCCAATTGATTCGGAACGGCGTTTCGACCACGACAGTCGGCGGGGCGCCGGCTCCCATGGCGGACGTGGACGGCGCCGCCTGCCTGCGCGCCCTGTGGACCGCCGGTGACCGCGACCACTCGCGCAGGGGCGGTGGCGACAAGGGCCGCGGCGGCAGGGATCCGGCGCGGCGTTTGGCGGAAGGCGTGGAGGAGGTGCTTGCCACGGCGAACCTGCGCGGCAAGCCTGCCGTGATCATCCATGGCCGGGCCGACGCGCTGATCGCGGTCAACCACAGCTCCCGCTCATACTATGGTTCGGCCCTGAGGCAACGCCAGGAGATCCGGTACTATGAGGTGACCAACGCCCATCACCTGGACGCCTTCAACGTGATCCCGGCCTTCGCCGCCGCATACGTGCCCCTGCATGTCTATTTCAACGAGGGGCTGGATTACCTGTACGACCATCTGACCAAGGGCGACGCGCTGCCGCCTTCCCAGGTGGTCCACACCGTTCCGCGGGGGGTGGAAGCTTCCGTGGTGCCTGCGATCACCCGGGACAACGTGCCGCCCATCGCGAAGAAACCCCGGAAGGAGGACCGCATTACGTTCCGGGGATCGGTGCTCCGGATACCCGACTGA
- a CDS encoding FMN-binding negative transcriptional regulator, whose product MAVQRGAVFGKLYPVKEARMYNPPAFRETDLPFIQDTMRAAKLANLVTVTAGGLTCTPLPLFLDDSQGEMGTLYGHVAKANPQWKEAPMGDALAIFMGPDAYVTPSWYERKSLDGKVVPTWNYVAVHAYGPVEFFEDASRLLDVVTRLTDLHEASRLRPWAVDDAPPDFIQAQLRGIVGLRLPITRIEAKRKMSQNRTAEDRANVKEGLSRSMDARERQAATLIPD is encoded by the coding sequence GTGGCTGTTCAACGCGGAGCGGTTTTTGGGAAACTATATCCCGTCAAGGAGGCCCGAATGTACAATCCGCCAGCGTTCCGCGAGACCGACCTGCCGTTCATCCAGGATACCATGCGAGCCGCGAAGCTTGCCAACTTGGTCACGGTTACGGCCGGCGGACTGACATGCACGCCGCTGCCCTTGTTCCTGGACGACAGCCAAGGGGAAATGGGCACGCTCTACGGGCACGTCGCGAAGGCGAATCCCCAGTGGAAAGAGGCGCCGATGGGCGATGCCCTGGCGATCTTCATGGGGCCGGATGCCTACGTTACCCCCTCCTGGTACGAACGCAAGAGCCTGGACGGAAAGGTCGTTCCCACGTGGAACTACGTGGCGGTCCATGCCTACGGCCCGGTCGAGTTCTTCGAGGACGCCAGCCGCCTGCTCGATGTCGTTACGCGCCTGACGGATCTCCACGAGGCTTCGCGCCTTCGGCCCTGGGCTGTCGATGATGCTCCCCCCGACTTCATCCAAGCGCAGCTGCGTGGCATCGTCGGTCTGCGGCTGCCCATCACGCGGATCGAAGCCAAGCGGAAAATGAGCCAGAACCGAACCGCCGAGGATCGGGCGAACGTGAAAGAGGGGCTTTCCCGGAGCATGGACGCTCGGGAACGCCAAGCAGCCACCCTCATCCCCGATTAA